A portion of the Sabethes cyaneus chromosome 3, idSabCyanKW18_F2, whole genome shotgun sequence genome contains these proteins:
- the LOC128743113 gene encoding uncharacterized protein LOC128743113, with the protein MANSKSGSCLLCSEVDTNEMVQCDQCDGWAHYGCAGVNDTVKDHPWSCPKCSNFLQVPKKKGAAVATSKKTSTDGKKTSSKGETGSVSSAVLTIEESLRKMQEEMDAKEKALENERILRRKRLEMERAMKEKELSLERELRQMELDQERELRADQLKQEQELLNQRLKEEEEFLKRRNKLREQFKNAKKVLVENYGGTGREKEEDQKEDGDEEGAVGGIPDEEEEEDFHRKVEDWLDNQKLQQKPVVSGAKATKGPLPPPTLPKNPSANRHDIPNNEDPFERLTRDERNLLEGLLDRTRNVSRPEPVGLSQAQISARQSISKQLPVFRGEAELWPIFISSYEYTTEACGFSNLDNLKRLQDSLKGDALEAVRSRLVLPDSVPDVIRDLRNLFGRPEKLLKTLLMKVRQAKSPRADRLETFIHFGITVKQLCDHLEAAKLVDHLSNPMLVQELVDKLPPNYKLDWVRYKRNQVGTPLRIFTEFMNGIVSDVSEVSEFSTHDLHDHSERSARAKQNKKEFVHVHNSFPGKRETTPNVKSEKPCWVCKRTDHKIRFCDDFRKLNIAERLKLVERFKLCELCLNNHGKSRCNFKIRCNVANCQGGHNPLLHRSEEIVQIMEVQCNAHNRLNRSVLFRMLPVTLHVGNRGLDILAFLDEGSSITLVEDSIANKLKINGTAEPLVVTWTGNMKRFENGSRKVDLMVSARGSTEQFPLREARTVAELILPKQEMQFREIAARYPHLQGLPVEDYDAEEPKMMIGLDNMHVFAPLESRVGRPGEPIGVRSQLGWTVYGQENQCSLSSAVVNFHAVEPVSNQALHDMIRSQYVMEEAGVTPAGIPESAENERAREILQSTTVRVGCRFETGLLWRDDERKFPDSYPMAVRRMQALERKLLKNEALRQNVEKQITDYQLKGYAHIATPAELVDTDPAAVWYLPLNVVTNPKKPGKVRLVWDAAATVNGVSLNTELLKGPDMLTSLPAVIQRFRERSVGFGGDIQEMYHQIRIRAEDKQAQRFLYRPSSNDKPQVFVMDVATFGSTCSPCSAQFIKNLNAEEHAEQYPEAAVAIVKNHYVDDYFDSLDTAEEAIRRAQEVKAIHSRGGFNIRNWVSNSSEFLREMGEQRDSSAVRFHQDKQAETERVLGIVWDSEEDEFSFSTITNAGFQLKISGEVRPTKRNVLSCVMAMFDPLGLLAPFTISGKMLIQDLWRTGCEWDEQIDDESMEKWMRWVELLPTIAEIRIPRSYFGKAHSQQVKDLQLHIFTDAGEKAYGCVGYFRAIVNEEIVCVLVMSRTKVAPLKQLSIPRLELQAAVLGARLVRTVQESHSYKIQQTFLWTDSRTVLSWIRSDQRRYKPFVGFRIGEILSRTNLSDWRWTPTKLNEADRLTKWRRDAELESNSSWFKGPSFLYQDEANWPQQTAPANTKEELRAQFLFHDVVVQDTLVDVHRFSKWNVLVRTVACVCRFGSNCRRRMKGDPIETLKATKNQAKSLRSVKWSAVRTPLKQEEFQQAERYLLRAVQAEAFGDELKTLMKNRNRPTSEWIVLEKSSPLYKLTPLVDENDVIRMEGRTEKAEFLPFDLRFPVILPRDHHVTELIVQHYHERFGHGYRETVKNEIRQRFYIPKVGTVVYKVSKACQWCKVHHSRPRVPRMAALPVQRLQPYRRPFSFTGIDYLGPVNVTVARHSEKRWIAVFTCFVTRAVHLEVSASLTTQSCLMAIRRFIHRRGPPQEFFSDNGTNLKGASKELTGMINDINSGCADELTDARMQWSFNPPAAPHMGGVWERLVRSVKEALEALNDGKRLTDEILHTSVTAAEDMINSRPLVYVSQETVEAEALSPNHFLRGVSPNEPQMVPPPPHPAEVLRDAYKRSQELAQEMWGRWIKEYVPSLNQRSKWHGEARVLKKGDLVYVVEGSKRRSWVRGRIEEVIPASDGRVRQALVRTSSGLFRRAVAQLAVIEVGEEDGGKARPEVASGLGLRAGEMLGALH; encoded by the coding sequence ATGGCTAATTCGAAGTCCGGCAGCTGCCTTCTGTGTTCGGAAGTGGACACAAACGAAATGGTCCAATGTGACCAGTGCGACGGATGGGCGCATTACGGTTGTGCTGGAGTGAATGATACGGTAAAGGATCACCCGTGGAGCTGTCCGAAGTGCAGCAACTTTCTGCAAGTACCCAAAAAGAAAGGTGCTGCTGTCGCAACGTCGAAAAAGACCTCCACGGATGGAAAGAAGACAAGTTCGAAGGGAGAAACTGGCTCAGTGAGTAGTGCTGTTTTGACAATCGAAGAATCTTTGCGAAAGATGCAAGAAGAGATGGATGCCAAGGAGAAGGCCTTGGAGAACGAGCGCATTCTACGTAGGAAACGGCTCGAAATGGAACGTGCGATGAAGGAGAAGGAATTAAGCCTGGAGAGAGAACTACGCCAAATGGAATTGGACCAAGAGCGGGAGTTACGGGCAGATCAGCTGAAACAGGAGCAGGAATTGCTGAACCAGCGCCTGAAGGAAGAGGAAGAGTTTCTCAAAAGGCGAAACAAGCTGCGTGAACAgttcaaaaatgcaaaaaaagtaCTGGTTGAAAACTACGGCGGTACGGGTCGTGAAAAGGAAGAAGATCAAAAAGAGGATGGAGATGAAGAAGGCGCTGTTGGTGGAATTCCGgatgaagaagaagaggaagacTTTCATCGGAAGGTAGAGGATTGGCTCGATAACCAGAAGCTTCAACAGAAACCTGTGGTGTCTGGTGCCAAGGCAACAAAGGGGCCCTTGCCCCCTCCCACTTTACCGAAAAACCCGAGTGCAAATCGTCACGATATTCCAAATAATGAGGATCCGTTCGAACGATTGACTCGCGATGAACGGAACTTATTAGAAGGGCTATTGGATCGTACACGAAACGTGTCGAGGCCGGAACCGGTAGGGCTCTCCCAAGCGCAAATATCCGCTCGACAGTCCATTTCCAAGCAGTTACCGGTGTTTAGGGGCGAGGCTGAACTCTGGCCGATTTTCATCAGTAGCTATGAGTATACCACCGAAGCGTGTGGATTTTCTAACCTGGACAATTTGAAGCGCCTGCAGGACAGCCTAAAAGGGGATGCTCTAGAAGCCGTGAGAAGTCGGCTGGTCCTCCCTGACTCGGTTCCCGATGTAATCCGCGATCTCCGGAATTTGTTCGGGAGGCCTGAGAAGCTTTTAAAAACGCTGCTGATGAAAGTGCGCCAGGCCAAGTCACCAAGAGCTGACCGTTTAGAAACATTCATACATTTCGGTATAACGGTCAAGCAGCTCTGCGACCACTTAGAAGCTGCGAAGCTCGTGGATCATTTGAGCAACCCCATGTTGGTCCAAGAGCTTGTGGATAAGCTCCCTCCAAACTACAAGCTGGATTGGGTCCGCTACAAACGGAACCAAGTCGGCACTCCATTAAGGATCTTTACCGAATTCATGAACGGTATTGTTTCCGATGTCTCCGAGGTCAGCGAATTCTCCACTCACGATCTTCACGATCACAGTGAACGTTCCGCGCGAGCGAAGCAGAACAAGAAGGAGTTTGTCCACGTCCACAACTCCTTCCCCGGCAAAAGGGAAACGACGCCGaatgtgaaaagtgaaaagccgTGCTGGGTGTGCAAGAGGACTGATCACAAGATCAGGTTTTGCGACGACTTCCGTAAACTAAACATCGCAGAACGTCTAAAGCTGGTCGAAAGGTTCAAGTTGTGTGAACTGTGCCTTAATAACCATGGAAAGAGCCGCTGCAACTTTAAGATTCGCTGCAACGTGGCAAACTGCCAAGGAGGACATAATCCGCTTTTGCACCGTTCCGAAGAAATTGTCCAGATAATGGAGGTCCAGTGTAATGCTCACAACCGCCTAAATCGCTCCGTGTTGTTTAGGATGCTACCGGTTACGCTTCACGTCGGGAACCGAGGACTGGATATCCTTGCATTTTTGGATGAGGGGTCCTCCATTACCCTGGTCGAGGATTCTATCGCCAACAAGTTGAAGATCAACGGAACAGCTGAGCCGCTAGTCGTCACATGGACTGGGAACATGAAGCGCTTCGAGAACGGTTCTCGGAAAGTGGATCTGATGGTATCCGCTAGAGGCTCAACCGAGCAGTTCCCGCTACGAGAAGCTCGCACCGTTGCGGAACTCATTTTGCCTAAACAGGAGATGCAATTCCGCGAGATCGCGGCACGCTATCCCCACTTACAGGGCCTACCGGTTGAGGATTATGACGCAGAAGAACCGAAAATGATGATCGGGTTGGACAACATGCACGTATTCGCTCCGCTCGAATCTAGGGTTGGTAGACCGGGCGAGCCTATCGGTGTTCGGTCGCAATTAGGCTGGACAGTCTACGGACAGGAGAACCAGTGTTCGTTGTCGAGTGCGGTGGTGAATTTTCACGCAGTGGAGCCAGTGAGCAACCAGGCGTTGCACGATATGATTCGCAGCCAATACGTGATGGAGGAAGCAGGAGTTACACCGGCCGGAATTCCGGAGTCGGCCGAAAACGAACGTGCTCGTGAGATTCTTCAAAGTACGACGGTTCGTGTTGGATGTCGTTTCGAGACAGGGCTCCTGTGGCGCGATGACGAGCGGAAGTTCCCTGACAGCTATCCGATGGCTGTGCGCAGGATGCAAGCATTGGAGAGGAAGCTGTTAAAAAACGAGGCGTTGCGGCAGAATGTGGAGAAGCAGATCACCGACTATCAATTGAAGGGTTACGCGCACATTGCTACGCCGGCTGAACTCGTCGACACCGATCCAGCAGCAGTATGGTATCTACCCCTTAACGTTGTGACGAACCCTAAAAAGCCGGGAAAGGTGCGCCTTGTGTGGGACGCAGCTGCAACAGTAAACGGCGTTTCCCTGAATACAGAACTGTTAAAGGGGCCTGACATGCTGACGTCTCTCCCGGCAGTAATTCAACGCTTTCGTGAGCGTAGCGTCGGGTTTGGTGGTGACATACAGGAAATGTACCACCAGATCCGGATCAGAGCGGAGGATAAACAGGCGCAACGGTTCCTGTATCGTCCTTCAAGTAACGACAAACCGCAGGTGTTCGTCATGGACGTGGCGACTTTCGGATCGACTTGCTCACCTTGCTCTGCGCAATTCATCAAGAACTTAAACGCAGAGGAGCACGCGGAGCAGTATCCGGAAGCGGCGGTAGCGATTGTGAAAAACCATTACGTCGACGACTATTTCGACAGTCTAGACACGGCTGAGGAGGCAATTAGGAGAGCCCAGGAGGTGAAAGCTATCCATTCCCGTGGCGGTTTCAACATCCGAAACTGGGTCTCAAATTCGTCGGAGTTTCTGCGAGAGATGGGAGAGCAACGCGACAGCAGCGCGGTGCGCTTTCACCAGGACAAGCAAGCCGAAACAGAACGGGTGCTCGGGATCGTCTGGGATTCTGAAGAAGATGAGTTTTCCTTCTCCACCATCACCAATGCAGGATTCCAGTTGAAGATCTCAGGTGAAGTGCGGCCAACGAAGAGGAACGTTCTCAGCTGCGTCATGGCGATGTTCGATCCGTTGGGCCTACTAGCACCGTTCACGATATCCGGGAAAATGTTGATTCAGGACTTGTGGAGGACCGGGTGTGAATGGGATGAGCAAATCGACGACGAATCGATGGAGAAATGGATGCGGTGGGTTGAGTTGCTGCCGACGATTGCGGAGATCAGGATTCCGCGAAGCTATTTCGGGAAAGCACACTCTCAACAAGTGAAAGACCTGCAGCTTCATATATTCACCGATGCTGGAGAGAAGGCGTATGGGTGCGTAGGATATTTTCGTGCCATCGTCAACGAAGAGATCGTTTGTGTGCTGGTGATGAGTCGTACCAAGGTTGCCCCGCTGAAGCAACTGAGTATTCCACGGCTAGAACTGCAGGCCGCAGTGCTGGGCGCCAGGTTAGTGCGCACCGTTCAAGAGAGCCACAGTTACAAGATCCAGCAAACGTTCCTCTGGACCGATTCGCGGACGGTCTTGTCTTGGATTAGATCGGATCAGCGAAGGTATAAGCCATTCGTCGGTTTTCGCATTGGAGAAATCCTCAGCCGTACGAATCTGTCCGATTGGCGTTGGACACCGACGAAACTAAACGAGGCAGACAGACTTACGAAGTGGAGGCGTGATGCAGAGTTGGAATCGAACAGTAGCTGGTTCAAAGGGCCCAGTTTTTTGTACCAAGACGAGGCGAACTGGCCGCAGCAGACTGCGCCGGCCAACACGAAAGAAGAGCTACGGGCGCAGTTCCTGTTTCACGACGTGGTTGTGCAGGACACTCTGGTCGACGTTCATCGGTTCTCCAAATGGAACGTGTTAGTAAGGACGGTGGCTTGCGTATGCAGATTCGGGTCCAACTGTCGAAGGCGAATGAAAGGCGATCCGATCGAAACTTTGAAGGCGACGAAGAACCAGGCGAAGTCGTTGAGGTCGGTGAAGTGGTCAGCAGTACGTACACCGTTGAAGCAGGAGGAATTCCAGCAGGCGGAGCGGTATCTATTACGAGCGGTTCAGGCCGAAGCGTTCGGGGATGAGTTGAAAACCTTGATGAAGAATCGAAACAGACCTACGAGTGAGTGGATAGTCTTGGAGAAGTCGAGCCCACTGTACAAGTTGACGCCACTGGTCGACGAAAACGACGTGATTCGGATGGAAGGACGTACGGAGAAAGCCGAATTCTTACCATTCGATCTGCGCTTTCCAGTGATTCTACCGAGAGACCACCATGTGACGGAGTTGATCGTGCAGCACTACCACGAACGCTTCGGGCACGGTTATCGAGAAACGGTTAAAAACGAGATACGGCAGCGGTTCTACATTCCAAAGGTCGGTACGGTGGTGTACAAAGTATCGAAGGCGTGTCAGTGGTGTAAGGTTCATCATAGTCGTCCACGGGTCCCGAGGATGGCAGCTTTACCGGTACAGCGTTTGCAACCCTATCGACGACCGTTCAGTTTCACCGGAATAGACTACCTCGGCCCAGTTAACGTTACGGTAGCGCGTCATAGCGAAAAGCGCTGGATAGCCGTGTTCACCTGCTTCGTGACGCGCGCTGTTCACCTAGAAGTGAGTGCTAGCCTGACCACACAGTCGTGTTTGATGGCTATTCGTCGCTTCATACATCGTAGAGGGCCACCGCAAGAGTTCTTCTCCGACAACGGGACTAACCTGAAAGGTGCAAGCAAGGAGCTGACAGGGATGATCAACGATATCAACAGCGGCTGCGCGGACGAGTTAACCGACGCGCGGATGCAGTGGTCATTCAACCCACCAGCTGCCCCCCACATGGGTGGGGTATGGGAGCGATTGGTCAGATCGGTTAAGGAGGCGTTGGAAGCATTGAACGACGGGAAGCGGTTGACAGATGAAATTCTACACACGTCAGTAACAGCAGCAGAAGATATGATTAACTCGAGGCCGCTGGTGTACGTTTCGCAGGAGACAGTTGAGGCAGAAGCACTCAGTCCGAACCACTTTCTGCGAGGTGTTTCGCCAAACGAGCCACAGATGGTTCCCCCTCCACCGCACCCTGCTGAAGTGTTGCGGGATGCATATAAGCGTTCGCAGGAGTTGGCGCAGGAGATGTGGGGCCGATGGATCAAGGAGTACGTGCCGTCGTTGAACCAGCGGTCGAAATGGCACGGTGAAGCGAGAGTGCTGAAGAAAGGCGACCTAGTCTACGTAGTCGAGGGGTCCAAGCGAAGATCCTGGGTACGTGGAAGAATCGAGGAGGTCATCCCGGCGAGTGACGGCCGCGTTCGGCAGGCCTTGGTCCGGACGAGCAGTGGTTTGTTTCGGCGAGCTGTGGCGCAGTTGGCTGTGATCGAGGTTGGCGAAGAAGATGGTGGTAAAGCCAGACCGGAAGTGGCCTCCGGACTAGGTTTACGGGCCGGGGAAATGTTGGGAGCACTGCACTGA
- the LOC128742172 gene encoding mediator of RNA polymerase II transcription subunit 15 isoform X2, with the protein MADDNSWKTSNFRQSVVNKINEAIQQSGLTSSKNGLEMENHVFTKARTKDEYLGYVARLILHVREMNSKKNPQNVAGSNQDGGNPGQQGGMPDPINALQTLASQGTRPQMMGGQMGPGGPMGGQMGAGNASNLLQTLNRPQMPMTGAMAGMQGANRVGMGGPNQMGGMMSGQPGMPNQMGGVMGPGGMSGGKIVGIGNQNQMGQMNPMQMQNQMGGTGMQQGQQQPGQQQGSGPGGSNQINPMSAMGGMQMNPGAQMNQNALSQQLNSAGMNPNQQQMGMAAGQMNQMNSGVAGPGGNMTQIQQQAVAQQQAQAGIGNMGPGNLQQQSNQQQQAQGVSNVGPGQINATGMGPGGNIPGNQMGGSQANFVPIGANSMIRKPQDMMSGGQVYPGGAVRSVTPNQFLRQSPSPSVPSPVGPGSMGPQSHPGQMIPSPALIPSPSPQMGSVPPRNIGQSPGSTLNTPGQPGGAAPSPLNPQDEQLYREKYRSLTKYIEPLKRMIARMENDDVDKIGKLKRLLEILCNPTRRIPLETLYKCEAALTSQLGSMRETPLNNPLVEAVSANLQSSLGNHTLQRTFRPCLEALFGPDIKNLPTPAKQPRLAIEESLGSSSGGTQEIPHILQGEIARLDQKFKVSLDQCAVGGTKTIKLICWLDDKHLPCVPPVAVTIPEDYPFISPSCTLIEQEYNATPFLIQVQKSFLARICKLPEMFSLSHLLDSWEMSVRQACAPNPSQVAPSATSVLLGM; encoded by the exons ATGGCTGATGATAATTcttggaaaacatcaaacttccgGCAAAGCGTAGTAAACAAGAT cAATGAAGCTATCCAGCAATCCGGGTTGACATCTAGCAAAAATGGTCTTGAAATGGAAAATCACGTTTTCACTAAAGCCCGCACCAAAGACGAATACCTTGGCTATGTCGCTCGTTTGATTCTTCACGTCCGCGAaatga ATTCGAAGAAAAATCCACAAAATGTGGCAGGCTCAAATCAAGACGGAGGCAATCCCGGCCAGCAGGGCGGTATGCCGGATCCTATAAACGCTTTGCAGACGCTGGCGTCGCAGGGCACTCGGCCGCAAATGATGGGCGGACAAATGGGACCGGGAGGCCCCATGGGTGGTCAAATGGGCGCTGGCAATGCTTCCAATTTGCTACAGACATTGAATCGTCCTCAGATGCCGATGACGGGCGCTATGGCCGGGATGCAAGGAGCGAACCGCGTAGGCATGGGAGGACCCAATCAAATGGGTGGTATGATGTCAGGGCAACCAGGAATGCCGAATCAAATGGGTGGTGTTATGGGACCCGGCGGAATGAGCGGAGGAAAAATTGTCGGCATTGGTAATCAGAATCAAATGGGTCAAATGAATCCTATGCAGATGCAAAATCAGATGGGCGGAACGGGTATGCAACAAGGTCAGCAGCAACCAGGACAACAGCAAGGATCCGGTCCAGGCGGTTCTAACCAGATCAATCCAATGAGTGCGATGGGCGGAATGCAAATGAACCCCGGAGCTCAGATGAACCAGAACGCTTTAAGTCAACAATTGAACTCAGCTG GTATGAATCCAAATCAACAACAAATGGGTATGGCTGCAGGACAGATGAATCAGATGAATTCAGGAGTTGCTGGCCCTGGAGGAAATATGACGCAAATACAGCAACAGGCAGTTGCTCAACAGCAGGCGCAGGCGGGAATCGGTAATATGGGACCTGGCAATTTACAACAGCAAAGTAATCAACAACAGCAAGCTCAGGGTGTGTCAAACGTTGGTCCTGGGCAGATAAATGCTACAGGGATGGGTCCTGGTGGAAACATTCCAGGTAATCAAATGGGGGGTTCTCAAGCAAATTTTGTACCCATTGGAGCGAATTCTATGATTCGAAAACCACAGGACATGATGAGTGGCGGTCAAGTTTATCCTGGCGGAGCGGTACGCAGTGTTACTCCAAACCAATTCCTACGTCAATCACCCTCTCCATCGGTGCCGTCACCAGTTGGACCAGGATCCATGGGACCACAATCCCATCCGGGGCAGATGATTCCAAGTCCGGCTTTAATTCCTTCTCCTAGCCCACAAATGGGTAGCGTTCCTCCTAGGAACATTGGACAATCTCCTGGTTCTACTCTGAACACACCAGGTCAACCAGGTGGAGCTGCACCTAGTCCTTTAAATCCTCAGGATGAACAACTTTACCGCGAGAAGTATCGATCTTTGACAAAGTACATAGAACCACTCAAACGTATGATTGCGAGAATGGAAAATGACGATGTggataaaatcggtaaattgAAACGATTGTTGGAAATACTATGCAATCCAACTCGGCGTATTCCTTTGGAAACGCTATACAAGTGCGAAGCTGCTCTTACCAGCCAGCTCGGCTCGATGCGTGAAACACCGCTCAACAATCCGCTTGTTGAAGCCGTTTCCGCTAATCTACAAAGTTCTCTTGGAAACCACACACTTCAACGCACATTCCGCCCTTGTTTGGAGGCTTTATTTGGTCCAGATATAAAAAACCTACCAACGCCTGCTAAGCAACCACGGTTAGCAATTGAAGAGTCCTTGGGTTCAAGCTCCGGTGGCACACAGGAGATTCCACACATATTGCAGGGTGAAATTGCCCGTCTGGATCAAAAATTCAAGGTTTCATTAGATCAATGTGCCGTTGGTGGCACCAAAACTATAAAGCTTATCTGCTGGTTGGACGATAAACATCTTCCGTGCGTTCCGCCGGTTGCTGTTACCATTCCGGAGGATTATCCGTTCATCTCGCCTAGCTGTACGCTGATCGAGCAAGAGTATAATGCAACTCCGTTTCTGATTCAAGTGCAGAAGTCTTTCCTTGCCAGAATCTGCAAGTTGCCGGAGATGTTTTCACTGTCGCATCTGCTAGATAGCTGGGAAATGTCGGTTCGTCAGGCTTGCGCCCCCAATCCCAGCCAGGTGGCGCCGAGTGCCACCAGCGTGCTGCTCGGCATGTAA
- the LOC128742172 gene encoding mediator of RNA polymerase II transcription subunit 15 isoform X1: MADDNSWKTSNFRQSVVNKINEAIQQSGLTSSKNGLEMENHVFTKARTKDEYLGYVARLILHVREMNSKKNPQNVAGSNQDGGNPGQQGGMPDPINALQTLASQGTRPQMMGGQMGPGGPMGGQMGAGNASNLLQTLNRPQMPMTGAMAGMQGANRVGMGGPNQMGGMMSGQPGMPNQMGGVMGPGGMSGGKIVGIGNQNQMGQMNPMQMQNQMGGTGMQQGQQQPGQQQGSGPGGSNQINPMSAMGGMQMNPGAQMNQNALSQQLNSAGMNQGPGQMTGGSPMDNMGVNPNQVIRQQLPPGMNPNQQQMGMAAGQMNQMNSGVAGPGGNMTQIQQQAVAQQQAQAGIGNMGPGNLQQQSNQQQQAQGVSNVGPGQINATGMGPGGNIPGNQMGGSQANFVPIGANSMIRKPQDMMSGGQVYPGGAVRSVTPNQFLRQSPSPSVPSPVGPGSMGPQSHPGQMIPSPALIPSPSPQMGSVPPRNIGQSPGSTLNTPGQPGGAAPSPLNPQDEQLYREKYRSLTKYIEPLKRMIARMENDDVDKIGKLKRLLEILCNPTRRIPLETLYKCEAALTSQLGSMRETPLNNPLVEAVSANLQSSLGNHTLQRTFRPCLEALFGPDIKNLPTPAKQPRLAIEESLGSSSGGTQEIPHILQGEIARLDQKFKVSLDQCAVGGTKTIKLICWLDDKHLPCVPPVAVTIPEDYPFISPSCTLIEQEYNATPFLIQVQKSFLARICKLPEMFSLSHLLDSWEMSVRQACAPNPSQVAPSATSVLLGM; this comes from the exons ATGGCTGATGATAATTcttggaaaacatcaaacttccgGCAAAGCGTAGTAAACAAGAT cAATGAAGCTATCCAGCAATCCGGGTTGACATCTAGCAAAAATGGTCTTGAAATGGAAAATCACGTTTTCACTAAAGCCCGCACCAAAGACGAATACCTTGGCTATGTCGCTCGTTTGATTCTTCACGTCCGCGAaatga ATTCGAAGAAAAATCCACAAAATGTGGCAGGCTCAAATCAAGACGGAGGCAATCCCGGCCAGCAGGGCGGTATGCCGGATCCTATAAACGCTTTGCAGACGCTGGCGTCGCAGGGCACTCGGCCGCAAATGATGGGCGGACAAATGGGACCGGGAGGCCCCATGGGTGGTCAAATGGGCGCTGGCAATGCTTCCAATTTGCTACAGACATTGAATCGTCCTCAGATGCCGATGACGGGCGCTATGGCCGGGATGCAAGGAGCGAACCGCGTAGGCATGGGAGGACCCAATCAAATGGGTGGTATGATGTCAGGGCAACCAGGAATGCCGAATCAAATGGGTGGTGTTATGGGACCCGGCGGAATGAGCGGAGGAAAAATTGTCGGCATTGGTAATCAGAATCAAATGGGTCAAATGAATCCTATGCAGATGCAAAATCAGATGGGCGGAACGGGTATGCAACAAGGTCAGCAGCAACCAGGACAACAGCAAGGATCCGGTCCAGGCGGTTCTAACCAGATCAATCCAATGAGTGCGATGGGCGGAATGCAAATGAACCCCGGAGCTCAGATGAACCAGAACGCTTTAAGTCAACAATTGAACTCAGCTGGTATGAATCAAGGACCGGGTCAAATGACCGGTGGTAGTCCTATGGATAATATGGGTGTTAATCCAAATCAAGTAATTCGACAACAATTACCTCCAGGTATGAATCCAAATCAACAACAAATGGGTATGGCTGCAGGACAGATGAATCAGATGAATTCAGGAGTTGCTGGCCCTGGAGGAAATATGACGCAAATACAGCAACAGGCAGTTGCTCAACAGCAGGCGCAGGCGGGAATCGGTAATATGGGACCTGGCAATTTACAACAGCAAAGTAATCAACAACAGCAAGCTCAGGGTGTGTCAAACGTTGGTCCTGGGCAGATAAATGCTACAGGGATGGGTCCTGGTGGAAACATTCCAGGTAATCAAATGGGGGGTTCTCAAGCAAATTTTGTACCCATTGGAGCGAATTCTATGATTCGAAAACCACAGGACATGATGAGTGGCGGTCAAGTTTATCCTGGCGGAGCGGTACGCAGTGTTACTCCAAACCAATTCCTACGTCAATCACCCTCTCCATCGGTGCCGTCACCAGTTGGACCAGGATCCATGGGACCACAATCCCATCCGGGGCAGATGATTCCAAGTCCGGCTTTAATTCCTTCTCCTAGCCCACAAATGGGTAGCGTTCCTCCTAGGAACATTGGACAATCTCCTGGTTCTACTCTGAACACACCAGGTCAACCAGGTGGAGCTGCACCTAGTCCTTTAAATCCTCAGGATGAACAACTTTACCGCGAGAAGTATCGATCTTTGACAAAGTACATAGAACCACTCAAACGTATGATTGCGAGAATGGAAAATGACGATGTggataaaatcggtaaattgAAACGATTGTTGGAAATACTATGCAATCCAACTCGGCGTATTCCTTTGGAAACGCTATACAAGTGCGAAGCTGCTCTTACCAGCCAGCTCGGCTCGATGCGTGAAACACCGCTCAACAATCCGCTTGTTGAAGCCGTTTCCGCTAATCTACAAAGTTCTCTTGGAAACCACACACTTCAACGCACATTCCGCCCTTGTTTGGAGGCTTTATTTGGTCCAGATATAAAAAACCTACCAACGCCTGCTAAGCAACCACGGTTAGCAATTGAAGAGTCCTTGGGTTCAAGCTCCGGTGGCACACAGGAGATTCCACACATATTGCAGGGTGAAATTGCCCGTCTGGATCAAAAATTCAAGGTTTCATTAGATCAATGTGCCGTTGGTGGCACCAAAACTATAAAGCTTATCTGCTGGTTGGACGATAAACATCTTCCGTGCGTTCCGCCGGTTGCTGTTACCATTCCGGAGGATTATCCGTTCATCTCGCCTAGCTGTACGCTGATCGAGCAAGAGTATAATGCAACTCCGTTTCTGATTCAAGTGCAGAAGTCTTTCCTTGCCAGAATCTGCAAGTTGCCGGAGATGTTTTCACTGTCGCATCTGCTAGATAGCTGGGAAATGTCGGTTCGTCAGGCTTGCGCCCCCAATCCCAGCCAGGTGGCGCCGAGTGCCACCAGCGTGCTGCTCGGCATGTAA